The proteins below are encoded in one region of Clostridium pasteurianum DSM 525 = ATCC 6013:
- a CDS encoding Ger(x)C family spore germination protein: protein MKKILMCLFLASSIFLNGCFSYVDINNVVFVTSVIFDIDKDNNPVIYLEIFKSIRAASKAAETGQRIVLKGTGKTAYEALNDVNLASSYQINYTQNKAIIYTKRAAAQGIESYFDIFRRDTQAIIKPYMLVYDGDVERLAKGNFEGEQFIGLFIWDLIINVRSSPRAVQSSLNRYLSRRVSPSRTDVLTVLKIDNDQPNPSLVINGGAIMENDKLVEMLPSSEGQAYNFLVDVIQQGSMEVADPRDSSKYISLSIENSKTDTDVNLRGNTVDVTKKINVKARIVEFQKYMDLTDEELEQIRKGAEANLINACTNIFNKYKKRDLDIFMIGQELENKYGDKIPIGGEVIKHANMKIEPRVFIDSPGKIDKYQQ, encoded by the coding sequence ATGAAGAAAATATTAATGTGTTTATTTTTAGCATCTTCCATATTTTTAAATGGATGTTTTAGTTATGTAGATATAAATAATGTAGTTTTTGTAACCTCTGTAATATTTGATATAGATAAAGATAATAATCCGGTTATATACCTAGAAATTTTTAAATCTATAAGAGCTGCTTCAAAAGCCGCAGAAACAGGTCAGAGAATTGTTCTAAAGGGAACAGGAAAAACTGCCTATGAAGCATTAAATGATGTAAACTTAGCTTCCAGCTATCAAATAAACTACACCCAAAACAAAGCTATAATATATACAAAGAGAGCTGCAGCACAGGGAATAGAAAGTTATTTTGATATATTTAGAAGAGATACCCAAGCTATAATAAAACCCTACATGCTTGTTTATGATGGAGATGTAGAAAGACTTGCAAAGGGAAATTTTGAAGGAGAACAATTTATAGGATTATTTATATGGGATTTAATAATTAATGTGAGAAGCAGCCCAAGAGCAGTACAATCTTCTCTCAATAGATATTTATCAAGAAGGGTATCTCCAAGCAGGACAGATGTGCTGACAGTGCTGAAGATAGATAATGATCAACCTAATCCTTCATTGGTAATTAATGGTGGAGCCATAATGGAAAATGATAAATTAGTTGAAATGCTTCCAAGTTCAGAGGGTCAGGCATATAATTTCCTCGTTGATGTAATACAACAAGGATCCATGGAAGTGGCAGATCCTAGAGACAGCAGTAAATATATATCTTTATCTATAGAAAATAGCAAAACCGATACAGATGTAAATTTACGGGGTAACACTGTAGATGTTACAAAGAAGATAAATGTAAAGGCAAGAATTGTAGAATTTCAAAAGTATATGGACTTAACGGATGAAGAATTAGAGCAGATTAGAAAAGGTGCAGAAGCCAATTTAATTAATGCCTGTACAAATATATTTAACAAGTATAAGAAGAGAGATTTGGATATCTTTATGATTGGTCAGGAACTTGAAAATAAATATGGTGATAAAATTCCTATAGGAGGAGAGGTTATAAAACATGCCAATATGAAAATAGAGCCAAGAGTATTTATTGATAGCCCTGGAAAAATTGATAAATATCAACAATAA
- the leuS gene encoding leucine--tRNA ligase: protein MGNYNTKIDEKWQKIWQDKKLYKFDESNMDKKLYALEMFSYPSGAKLHAGHWFNYGPVDSWARFKRMQGFNVFQPMGFDAFGLPAENYAIKTGIHPKDSTLKNIETMEKQLKAMGAMFNWDHEVVTCFPDYYKWTQWLFLKLYEKGLAYRKKAPVNWCPSCNTVLANEQVVDGGCERCGSEVIKKDLTQWFLKITDYSEELLQKLEDLDWPEKTKAMQRHWIGKSKGAEATFKVDNSDITFDVFTTRVDTLLGVTYVVLAPESPLTDKVTTEEYKSAVEEYKIQSSKQTDIERQSLTREKTGVFTGAYATNPANGKKVPIWVADYVLATYGTGAVMAVPAHDERDFAFATKYNLPIIRVIEGGDSLPYTEYGKLVNSSEFDGLSGNKAKEAIVKLLSSKNLGHWKVNYRLRDWLVSRQRYWGAPIPIVYCEKCGTVAVPEEQLPVELPYDVEFAPDGKSPLAKSDEFVNTTCPHCGGPAKREVDTLDTFVCSSWYYLRYADNKNSDKAFDPEIINKMLPVDKYVGGPEHACMHLLYARFITKALRDMGYLNFDEPFLSLRHQGLILGPDGQKMSKSKGNTISPDDYISEYGADVFRLYLMFGFDYTEGGAWSDDGIKAISKFVDRVERILSQCTESSDNSKNTIDKAEKELNYVRNFSIKGISEDAEKFQFNTCIAKIMEFTNALSKYINEDKKNPEFLKECVDDFIRLLSPFAPHFAEEMWANCGNNFSVFNESWPKFDPKALIKDEMEIAIQVNGKIKARTNIASNLKEDEIKELALNDDNIKAAVEGKKVVKVIVIKGHLVNIVVK, encoded by the coding sequence TTGGGAAACTACAATACTAAAATTGATGAAAAATGGCAAAAAATATGGCAAGATAAAAAACTTTATAAATTTGATGAATCAAATATGGATAAAAAATTATATGCACTTGAAATGTTTTCATATCCTTCTGGTGCAAAGCTTCATGCTGGTCACTGGTTTAATTATGGTCCGGTAGACTCTTGGGCAAGATTTAAAAGAATGCAGGGTTTCAATGTGTTTCAGCCTATGGGATTTGACGCCTTTGGTCTTCCTGCAGAAAACTATGCTATAAAAACAGGTATTCATCCAAAAGATTCTACTCTTAAAAATATAGAAACTATGGAAAAGCAGCTTAAAGCTATGGGTGCAATGTTCAATTGGGACCACGAAGTAGTTACCTGTTTTCCTGACTATTATAAATGGACTCAATGGCTATTTTTAAAACTTTATGAAAAAGGATTAGCTTACAGAAAAAAAGCTCCTGTTAACTGGTGCCCTAGCTGTAATACAGTACTTGCAAATGAACAGGTAGTAGATGGCGGCTGTGAAAGATGCGGCAGTGAAGTAATAAAGAAAGATTTGACACAATGGTTTTTAAAAATTACTGATTACTCGGAAGAGCTTTTACAAAAACTTGAGGATTTGGATTGGCCTGAAAAGACAAAAGCTATGCAAAGACATTGGATAGGTAAATCCAAAGGTGCAGAAGCTACTTTTAAAGTAGACAACAGCGATATAACCTTTGACGTATTCACTACAAGAGTTGATACATTACTAGGAGTTACCTATGTAGTTCTGGCTCCTGAAAGCCCTCTAACAGATAAAGTAACCACAGAGGAATACAAATCTGCTGTAGAAGAGTACAAAATTCAATCCTCAAAGCAAACAGATATAGAAAGACAATCTTTAACAAGAGAAAAAACCGGTGTATTCACTGGTGCCTATGCCACAAATCCAGCAAACGGCAAAAAAGTACCAATCTGGGTAGCCGACTATGTACTTGCAACTTATGGAACAGGTGCAGTTATGGCAGTACCAGCTCATGATGAGAGAGATTTTGCCTTTGCAACAAAATATAATCTTCCAATAATAAGAGTAATTGAAGGTGGAGACAGCCTTCCTTATACTGAATACGGCAAACTTGTTAATAGTAGTGAATTTGACGGTCTATCTGGTAATAAAGCCAAAGAAGCTATAGTAAAATTATTATCTTCCAAAAATCTAGGGCACTGGAAAGTCAACTACAGACTTCGTGATTGGCTTGTTTCAAGACAAAGATATTGGGGTGCTCCTATCCCTATAGTTTATTGTGAAAAATGTGGTACTGTAGCTGTGCCAGAAGAGCAGCTGCCTGTAGAACTTCCTTATGATGTTGAGTTTGCTCCAGATGGTAAATCTCCCCTTGCTAAAAGTGATGAATTTGTAAATACAACTTGCCCTCATTGTGGCGGGCCAGCAAAACGAGAAGTTGATACTTTAGATACCTTCGTATGTTCATCTTGGTATTATTTAAGATATGCAGACAATAAAAACAGTGACAAAGCCTTTGATCCTGAAATAATAAACAAAATGCTTCCTGTAGATAAATATGTTGGAGGTCCTGAACACGCCTGCATGCATCTTTTATATGCAAGATTTATAACAAAAGCATTAAGAGATATGGGATACTTAAACTTTGATGAACCTTTTCTTTCCTTAAGACACCAGGGATTGATCCTTGGACCAGATGGACAAAAGATGAGTAAATCCAAGGGAAATACAATATCACCAGATGATTATATAAGCGAATATGGTGCAGATGTATTTAGATTATATCTTATGTTTGGTTTTGACTATACAGAAGGTGGAGCTTGGAGCGATGATGGTATAAAGGCTATTTCTAAATTTGTAGACAGAGTGGAAAGAATTCTGTCTCAGTGCACTGAATCTTCAGATAACAGTAAGAATACTATAGATAAAGCTGAAAAAGAACTTAACTATGTAAGAAATTTTTCCATTAAAGGTATAAGCGAAGATGCTGAAAAGTTCCAGTTTAACACCTGCATAGCAAAAATAATGGAATTTACAAATGCACTTTCAAAATATATAAATGAAGATAAAAAGAATCCAGAATTCTTAAAGGAATGCGTTGATGATTTCATAAGACTTCTATCTCCTTTTGCTCCTCATTTTGCTGAAGAGATGTGGGCTAATTGTGGAAATAATTTTTCAGTTTTCAATGAATCCTGGCCAAAATTTGATCCAAAGGCATTAATCAAAGATGAAATGGAAATAGCTATACAAGTAAATGGTAAGATTAAAGCCAGAACAAATATAGCTTCTAATTTAAAAGAAGATGAAATTAAAGAACTTGCTTTAAATGATGATAACATTAAAGCTGCTGTTGAAGGTAAAAAGGTTGTTAAAGTAATTGTAATTAAAGGACACCTTGTTAATATAGTTGTAAAATAA
- a CDS encoding methyl-accepting chemotaxis protein: MKILGKIKVRVKMVCAFLIITVLIAVVGVIGMSSLKKVNANSQDMYKNSLQNIYMLTDMQKNLIRDKSDIIQLVYLKNPVKNFALKQEINTNVSTNNIHIANIEKIPMKDSDKKLWDTYKSQLQQYREDKKKILQLVDNNDFDGAIKEYENSVNKWETMFQTIDNLVATNSMGAKLTNENNMSVYTNSNTSILICIIGGVVLSLILGLILTREITKPLLKIKAFAERLADFDFSIFIAVSGKDEFSQTAIALNTAQKNVNSLIKNIIQNSQYMNTASEKLFSMVEELNSNFKNIDSSTKHITVQLQETSASSEEISASVQEVDASINQLMERSMEGSNNANESKENAKSVKTKVENSIKQIRDLYDEKRNKILKSIEDGKVVENIKVMSNAIADVSKQINLLALNAAIEAARAGEQGKGFAVVAEEVRKLAEQSAELVTEIQDTILKVQKAFKNLSINSNEVLRFINENINADLEDFENMGNQYYDEANFVSSMTEEIAAMTEEINATVDQVSTAVQGMAGAAQKSSENADTIKDSIVEVTESIEQVFKTSQDQAELAQKLNEATQKFKI, encoded by the coding sequence ATGAAAATACTAGGGAAAATAAAAGTAAGAGTAAAAATGGTATGCGCTTTTCTTATTATAACAGTATTAATTGCTGTAGTGGGAGTAATTGGAATGAGTTCATTAAAGAAGGTTAATGCAAATTCACAAGATATGTACAAAAATAGTCTGCAGAATATTTATATGCTTACAGATATGCAGAAAAATTTAATAAGGGATAAAAGTGATATAATACAATTGGTTTATCTAAAAAATCCTGTAAAAAATTTTGCATTAAAGCAGGAGATTAATACTAATGTCAGTACAAACAATATACATATAGCTAATATTGAAAAAATACCCATGAAAGATTCGGATAAAAAATTATGGGATACATATAAAAGTCAATTACAACAGTATAGAGAAGACAAAAAGAAAATTTTACAATTGGTTGACAATAATGATTTCGATGGAGCAATAAAAGAATATGAAAATTCCGTAAACAAGTGGGAGACAATGTTTCAAACTATAGATAATCTTGTAGCTACTAATTCTATGGGAGCAAAATTAACTAATGAAAATAATATGTCGGTTTATACTAATTCAAATACTAGTATTCTCATATGTATTATAGGAGGAGTTGTTCTCTCATTAATTTTAGGGTTGATTCTTACTAGAGAAATAACGAAGCCTTTGTTAAAAATAAAAGCTTTTGCAGAGAGGCTTGCTGATTTTGATTTTTCAATATTCATAGCAGTATCTGGCAAGGATGAGTTTTCTCAAACTGCAATTGCTCTTAATACTGCACAAAAAAATGTTAATAGTCTAATTAAAAATATTATACAGAATTCTCAGTATATGAATACTGCCAGTGAAAAACTTTTCTCTATGGTAGAAGAATTAAATTCAAATTTTAAAAATATAGATTCATCTACAAAACACATAACAGTTCAATTACAGGAAACCAGTGCTTCTTCTGAAGAAATTAGTGCTTCAGTACAGGAGGTAGATGCAAGTATTAATCAATTGATGGAGAGATCAATGGAAGGAAGTAATAATGCCAATGAATCTAAAGAAAATGCTAAAAGTGTAAAGACTAAAGTAGAAAATTCTATAAAACAGATAAGGGATTTATATGATGAAAAAAGAAATAAGATTTTAAAATCCATAGAGGATGGAAAGGTAGTAGAGAATATAAAGGTTATGTCAAATGCAATTGCAGATGTTTCTAAACAGATAAATCTGCTGGCTCTTAATGCTGCTATTGAAGCTGCCAGGGCGGGTGAACAGGGCAAAGGCTTTGCAGTAGTTGCAGAAGAGGTTAGGAAGCTTGCTGAACAGTCAGCGGAATTAGTGACAGAAATTCAAGATACTATTTTAAAAGTTCAAAAGGCTTTTAAAAATCTTTCAATTAACAGCAATGAAGTACTAAGATTTATAAACGAAAATATTAATGCGGATTTGGAGGATTTTGAAAATATGGGGAACCAATATTATGATGAAGCAAATTTTGTGAGTTCTATGACGGAAGAAATAGCTGCTATGACAGAAGAAATAAATGCTACTGTAGATCAAGTTAGTACAGCAGTACAAGGTATGGCAGGAGCCGCTCAAAAATCCTCTGAAAATGCAGATACTATAAAAGATAGCATAGTGGAAGTAACGGAGAGTATAGAACAAGTTTTTAAAACCTCACAAGACCAGGCTGAACTTGCACAAAAACTTAATGAGGCAACACAAAAATTTAAGATATAA
- a CDS encoding M50 family metallopeptidase, which produces MEQIREYTLIEDKKVKRIFNIMIFILFVSICAFGSFELLKIQIYNQHKDDLNFLHIVLKIIIILYMSIFIHELGHLVIARIYKYDLKFFCAGPFFILKDKGKLKFKIKITAFLFGGATGIDLQASVKSEEDFIKLKKEFKSFLLGGCIFNGLFAIIGTFLMLNNTTIDVGFIIVLINILSIIGCIFPLGDIEKIIILNKNSEHIFLFMQNDLSINYAVNDFYREKIVDFVNIRLMAGQYNYDVLTCMLSLIEYNIVHHKPQPEEFNRFLYWLIHNHETLKSQHKFLIRHKINSIITRIIDFRLLPEDLIEGKKVKVMRTIKEARNSAYIEFEEYRKNKNILESKRVFQEKSTYIKKKNTKISTKKHIIIDNVISIAIGLVLYIIIIFINPSINEVNSIIDILIFAVCFVIGDMIYKTIKKYIKRE; this is translated from the coding sequence ATGGAACAGATAAGAGAGTACACATTAATTGAGGATAAAAAAGTCAAAAGAATATTTAATATAATGATTTTTATATTATTTGTCAGTATCTGTGCTTTTGGAAGCTTTGAGCTTCTTAAGATACAAATATATAACCAGCACAAAGATGATTTGAATTTTTTACATATTGTATTAAAAATTATAATTATTTTATATATGTCTATCTTCATACATGAATTGGGGCATTTAGTTATAGCGAGAATATATAAATATGATCTGAAGTTTTTCTGTGCAGGGCCATTTTTTATATTAAAAGATAAGGGGAAATTAAAATTTAAAATTAAAATAACAGCATTTTTATTTGGGGGAGCCACAGGGATCGATCTACAAGCCTCTGTAAAATCAGAAGAAGATTTTATAAAACTGAAGAAAGAATTTAAAAGTTTTTTATTAGGTGGTTGTATATTTAATGGACTATTTGCAATAATAGGTACATTTTTAATGCTCAATAATACTACTATTGATGTTGGATTTATTATAGTGCTTATAAATATATTATCAATTATAGGATGTATTTTTCCTTTAGGAGATATAGAAAAGATAATAATTTTAAATAAAAATTCTGAACATATTTTCTTATTTATGCAAAATGATTTATCAATAAATTATGCAGTTAATGATTTCTATAGAGAAAAGATAGTTGACTTTGTAAACATAAGATTAATGGCAGGTCAATATAACTATGATGTATTAACTTGTATGCTTAGTTTAATTGAATATAACATAGTACACCATAAGCCGCAGCCAGAGGAATTTAATAGATTTCTTTATTGGTTAATACATAATCATGAAACTCTAAAATCTCAGCATAAATTTCTTATAAGACATAAAATTAACAGTATAATTACAAGAATAATTGATTTTAGGTTGTTACCTGAAGACTTGATAGAAGGAAAAAAAGTAAAAGTTATGAGGACAATAAAAGAGGCTCGGAATAGTGCATATATTGAGTTTGAGGAATATAGAAAGAATAAGAATATTTTAGAGAGTAAAAGAGTTTTTCAAGAAAAAAGCACGTATATTAAAAAGAAAAACACAAAAATTTCCACAAAAAAGCACATTATCATCGATAATGTTATTTCAATAGCTATAGGACTTGTTCTATACATAATTATTATTTTTATAAATCCATCAATCAATGAAGTGAATTCAATAATAGATATTTTAATCTTTGCAGTTTGTTTTGTAATAGGAGATATGATTTATAAAACAATAAAAAAATATATTAAGAGAGAGTAG
- a CDS encoding ABC transporter ATP-binding protein, producing the protein MLKIRGLNYSYDNVKNVLDNINFTIEEGKVYCLLGENGSGKTTLFKCLNGEVKCNLKKIVCNDDILFIHDEMKFYYYLTGKEYISLIMNFKSRSFNKEYYEYLLYKLKMEDKINNKIFSYSLGMKHKLVLITAFLLNYKYILMDEPFTALDYISSEIVIDIVREYVKKNRAIVISTHMLDIAQEIGDKILLLKDGKIVELENSFENSKELKKKIKEINEKLL; encoded by the coding sequence GTGCTGAAAATTAGAGGGTTAAATTATTCCTATGATAATGTTAAAAATGTTTTGGATAATATAAATTTTACAATTGAAGAGGGAAAGGTATATTGCTTGCTTGGAGAAAATGGATCAGGTAAAACTACTCTATTTAAATGTTTGAATGGTGAAGTTAAATGCAATCTAAAGAAAATAGTTTGTAATGATGATATATTGTTTATTCATGATGAAATGAAATTTTATTATTATTTAACAGGAAAAGAATATATAAGTCTTATAATGAATTTTAAAAGTAGAAGTTTTAATAAGGAATATTATGAGTATTTGCTATATAAGTTAAAAATGGAGGATAAAATTAACAATAAAATATTCAGCTATTCCCTAGGAATGAAACATAAGCTGGTATTAATTACAGCATTTTTACTGAATTATAAATATATTTTAATGGATGAACCTTTTACTGCTCTAGACTATATTTCATCGGAAATAGTGATAGATATTGTTAGAGAATATGTAAAAAAGAATAGAGCAATTGTCATATCAACTCATATGCTTGATATAGCTCAGGAAATAGGAGATAAAATTCTTCTTTTAAAGGATGGAAAGATAGTTGAACTGGAAAATTCCTTTGAAAATTCAAAGGAATTAAAGAAAAAAATAAAGGAAATAAACGAAAAATTATTGTAA
- a CDS encoding accessory gene regulator B family protein has product MNFIEMLSESIVLKLNRNLNKEGLELQKMKLGIEILLINISKLIIIMSASIYFNLIKQTAFMIIIFAVMRRNAFGLHAKNSVVCTIMSLTMFVFGAYLSSFIKLNNYIVFIAFVIMSFLFFKYAPSDTEKHPLLGKKLRNKLKKNSVLNCILLMIIVLVMSSKEIKTLSVFTVAFEVISILPVTYRILKRSWKNYEKYES; this is encoded by the coding sequence ATGAATTTTATAGAAATGTTATCAGAAAGTATTGTCTTGAAATTAAATAGAAATTTAAATAAAGAAGGTTTAGAACTTCAGAAAATGAAACTAGGTATAGAAATACTACTAATCAATATATCTAAGTTGATAATAATAATGTCAGCATCAATATATTTTAATCTAATAAAACAAACAGCATTTATGATAATAATTTTTGCAGTTATGAGAAGAAATGCTTTTGGACTTCATGCTAAAAATAGTGTTGTATGTACCATAATGTCTCTTACAATGTTTGTTTTTGGAGCTTATTTAAGTTCTTTTATAAAATTAAATAATTATATAGTTTTTATAGCATTTGTAATAATGAGTTTTCTCTTTTTCAAATATGCGCCATCTGATACTGAAAAACATCCTTTGTTAGGAAAGAAATTAAGAAATAAACTTAAGAAAAATTCAGTTTTAAATTGTATTTTATTAATGATAATAGTTTTAGTAATGTCTAGCAAAGAAATAAAGACTTTAAGCGTTTTTACTGTGGCCTTTGAAGTAATAAGTATATTGCCAGTAACATATAGAATACTAAAAAGGAGTTGGAAAAATTATGAGAAATATGAAAGCTAA
- a CDS encoding sensor histidine kinase has protein sequence MQLYIKMIGTIFLVYVGMMNLNLYKFKTKQILLMIGITEVISSILVVHLGQFIALIPVLAIPMLILYKNNINIVKSTVLPIFSIIIVVISDYVLTSIIVYFFNTDMYAMSNDIKSYWSLYILELILVFITSKFLGSIINKKMKISNLKIKGKFSFLIIISSILTLIIMYANIILEDKLGFESDIIRINALMFSVYFIMLLVIMYILFTSIRKELELKNKQGLYNNLHEYTNNLEKLYTDMRKFKHDYANILSSMLGYMESNDMEGLKKHFNENIVPLGRKMEANNFKLGVLKNIKIPEIKGILSSKLIMAQELSIDTFIEITEPIDYINIDIINISRCLGILLDNAIEAAEKSDKPFIKLAIINTKTSVLIVISNSCAEIIPHIHRIYQKGFSTKGNNRGLGLNILKDITNKYENVYVDTAIQNGEFKQQLEIGKTMESAGVVNA, from the coding sequence ATGCAATTATATATTAAGATGATTGGTACAATTTTTCTTGTTTATGTAGGAATGATGAATTTAAACTTATACAAATTTAAAACAAAACAAATTTTATTAATGATAGGTATAACAGAAGTAATTTCATCAATTTTAGTAGTACACTTAGGACAATTTATAGCGTTGATACCAGTACTAGCTATTCCAATGCTAATACTTTATAAGAATAATATAAATATAGTGAAAAGTACTGTATTACCTATATTTTCGATAATAATTGTTGTAATTTCAGATTATGTACTTACTAGCATTATTGTTTATTTTTTTAATACTGATATGTATGCTATGAGCAATGACATTAAATCATATTGGAGTTTGTATATATTAGAATTAATTTTGGTATTTATCACAAGTAAATTTTTAGGCAGTATAATAAATAAAAAAATGAAAATATCCAATCTGAAGATTAAAGGCAAATTTTCTTTTCTCATTATTATAAGTTCAATACTTACCCTTATAATAATGTATGCTAATATAATTTTAGAAGATAAGTTGGGTTTTGAAAGTGACATTATTAGAATAAATGCATTAATGTTTTCTGTATATTTTATAATGCTATTAGTGATAATGTACATATTATTCACAAGTATAAGAAAAGAATTAGAATTAAAGAATAAGCAGGGGTTATACAATAATTTACATGAGTATACCAATAATTTAGAAAAACTATATACAGATATGAGAAAATTTAAGCACGATTATGCTAATATTTTATCTTCTATGCTGGGTTATATGGAGAGTAATGATATGGAAGGTCTTAAAAAGCATTTTAATGAAAATATTGTTCCTTTGGGAAGAAAAATGGAGGCTAATAATTTTAAATTAGGAGTTTTAAAAAATATAAAAATTCCAGAGATAAAAGGTATATTATCTTCAAAATTAATTATGGCTCAGGAATTAAGTATTGACACATTTATTGAAATCACAGAACCCATAGATTACATAAATATAGATATTATAAATATTAGCAGATGCCTTGGAATTCTACTTGACAATGCAATAGAGGCTGCTGAAAAAAGTGACAAGCCATTCATAAAGCTAGCAATTATAAATACAAAAACTTCTGTACTCATAGTTATAAGTAACAGTTGTGCAGAGATAATACCACATATACATAGAATTTACCAAAAAGGTTTTTCAACTAAAGGGAATAATAGAGGATTGGGACTTAATATATTAAAGGATATAACTAATAAATATGAAAATGTGTATGTTGATACAGCAATACAAAATGGAGAATTTAAGCAGCAGCTTGAAATTGGAAAGACTATGGAAAGTGCAGGTGTTGTAAATGCTTAA
- a CDS encoding LytR/AlgR family response regulator transcription factor has translation MLKIFICEDDDIQRSRFTEIIEDFIVIRNFDMEVALAAKNPEDIIDYLSKNDISGLYFLDIDLSHSINGIELAAKIREYDPRGFIVFITTHGEMAPLTFKYKVEAMDYIVKDNYENLKDSIKKCIIDANTKYSGTINKLQKNFNIKINDRIINVEFRKILFFETSRTIHKILLHAVGRQIEFYAKMKDIEKELDERFFRCHRSYIVNRDNIEEIDAKKKVAHMINGEKCLVSARSLKQVLNSGGDFFTPSEF, from the coding sequence ATGCTTAAAATATTCATATGTGAAGATGATGATATACAGAGAAGTAGATTTACTGAAATAATTGAAGATTTTATAGTAATTAGAAATTTTGATATGGAAGTAGCTTTAGCAGCTAAAAATCCAGAGGATATTATTGATTATTTAAGTAAAAATGATATATCTGGATTATATTTTTTGGACATAGATTTAAGTCATTCTATAAATGGTATTGAGCTGGCTGCTAAAATAAGAGAATATGATCCTAGAGGTTTTATTGTATTTATAACTACCCATGGGGAAATGGCTCCACTGACCTTTAAATATAAAGTAGAGGCTATGGATTATATAGTAAAGGACAATTATGAAAATTTAAAAGATAGCATAAAAAAATGTATAATTGATGCCAATACAAAATATTCAGGTACAATAAATAAACTTCAGAAGAATTTTAATATAAAGATTAATGATAGGATTATAAATGTGGAATTTAGGAAGATATTATTCTTTGAAACCTCCAGAACTATACATAAGATATTACTTCATGCTGTAGGTAGACAGATTGAATTTTATGCTAAAATGAAGGATATTGAGAAGGAATTGGATGAGAGATTCTTTAGGTGTCACAGATCCTATATAGTTAACAGGGACAATATAGAGGAGATTGATGCAAAGAAAAAAGTTGCTCATATGATAAATGGTGAGAAGTGTCTGGTATCTGCTAGGTCATTGAAGCAAGTTCTTAATTCAGGTGGGGATTTTTTTACCCCATCTGAATTTTAG
- a CDS encoding J domain-containing protein, whose translation MRNPYEVLEIKEGASEAEIKKAYRELAKKYHPDQYGNNPLKDLAEEKMREINEAYDYLLKNSNSSKRNSSYNNSNTSGNQNYNQDYNSQYSGTNADLYNSVRVDINNGNLSSAEQKLAGVKIRDAEWNFLMGSVCMRKGWYDNAQSYITMAYNLNPQNPEYRDAFQALNQRNNTYRDPYFNRGGNDRDDCCKICVSIWCADQLCDCMGGGC comes from the coding sequence ATGAGAAATCCCTATGAAGTACTGGAAATAAAGGAAGGTGCTTCTGAAGCAGAAATAAAAAAAGCTTACAGAGAATTGGCAAAAAAATATCATCCTGACCAGTATGGCAATAACCCTTTAAAGGATCTTGCCGAAGAAAAAATGAGAGAAATAAATGAAGCCTATGATTATCTTTTAAAGAACAGTAATTCCAGTAAAAGAAATAGCAGTTATAACAATAGCAATACAAGTGGTAATCAAAACTACAATCAAGATTATAATTCACAGTATTCAGGTACTAATGCTGACTTATATAATTCTGTAAGAGTAGATATAAACAACGGTAATTTATCTTCTGCAGAGCAAAAATTGGCTGGTGTAAAAATCAGAGATGCAGAATGGAATTTTCTTATGGGAAGTGTGTGCATGAGAAAAGGATGGTATGACAACGCCCAATCCTATATAACTATGGCTTATAACCTTAATCCTCAGAACCCGGAATATAGAGATGCTTTTCAAGCTCTAAATCAAAGAAATAATACCTATAGAGATCCTTATTTCAATAGAGGTGGAAATGACCGAGATGACTGCTGCAAAATCTGCGTAAGTATATGGTGTGCTGATCAGCTTTGCGACTGCATGGGCGGAGGCTGTTAG